A window of the Candidatus Lokiarchaeota archaeon genome harbors these coding sequences:
- a CDS encoding deaminase has product MDRPKVVVYTVASADGRVAIAPNKTMFDGDDRFDSFMHKPELDVQKHLFSIHEPTVIMEGSGSFVPENVVPKPLPPSEMEDSILYDDFLPPDIVEVEERCGWCVAVDGRGRMRGWAKEFDDMPGWHILIMVGYHTPAEYLAYLRREKIPYLVAGEGHVNLEAVFKKLRSKLGVDCILSTAGGKLNGALLRAGLIDEVNIEITPGLVGGTNTPILYESPDLEEEELPTKLKLLSTHVDKGGHVWLRYEVLCS; this is encoded by the coding sequence ATGGACCGACCGAAAGTAGTAGTCTATACCGTAGCATCAGCAGATGGGAGAGTAGCCATAGCTCCAAACAAGACCATGTTCGATGGAGATGACCGATTTGACAGTTTCATGCACAAACCAGAACTAGATGTTCAGAAGCATCTATTTTCTATTCATGAACCAACAGTGATTATGGAAGGGAGTGGATCCTTTGTTCCAGAGAATGTTGTACCAAAGCCCCTTCCGCCCAGTGAAATGGAAGACTCTATTCTCTATGATGACTTCTTACCCCCGGATATCGTGGAAGTGGAGGAGCGCTGTGGTTGGTGCGTAGCTGTAGATGGAAGAGGAAGAATGAGAGGGTGGGCGAAGGAATTCGATGACATGCCCGGCTGGCATATTCTAATCATGGTTGGGTATCATACGCCTGCTGAGTACCTAGCTTATCTCAGACGCGAGAAAATACCGTATCTCGTTGCGGGTGAAGGCCATGTGAATTTAGAAGCGGTCTTCAAGAAACTGCGATCGAAGCTTGGTGTAGATTGTATTCTCTCAACCGCAGGAGGAAAACTGAACGGAGCTCTGCTTCGAGCAGGACTAATAGACGAGGTGAATATCGAGATTACGCCGGGGCTTGTTGGAGGTACAAATACGCCAATTCTTTATGAATCACCAGACCTTGAGGAGGAGGAGCTTCCAACCAAGTTGAAGCTGCTTTCGACCCATGTGGACAAAGGTGGCCATGTCTGGCTAAGATATGAGGTGCTATGTTCTTAG
- a CDS encoding TSUP family transporter, producing the protein MNEILLPIMVLFLVGFIGKLVDSTLGLGYGTILAPSLLLLGFSVDRVIPGVLLSEFISAALTAISHRGMGTISSHPRSEDFKVSFVLSTLGVIGAGVGVFVALATPSTFITFYVLATVIFTGTLVIAGFKWRFSWGRITVLGFIASLNKALSGGGYGPIVAGGQMISGRDGKEALGTTSTAEAFTTGASWFLYIMVGKASLNWASLSVFEVPLLVGAAASAPIAAYVVNKIDSHKITPFVGAAAVSLGIVAMANLVFGGIVVIGAALGVLIILVFGAGWLQYEKQELQRAGKWPSPCEIYDEPPCDDKEE; encoded by the coding sequence ATGAATGAAATCTTATTGCCAATTATGGTGCTATTCTTAGTGGGCTTCATAGGTAAGCTAGTGGATTCCACTCTAGGACTAGGATATGGTACAATCCTAGCTCCATCGCTTCTTCTACTAGGATTTTCTGTAGATAGAGTGATACCTGGAGTGCTCCTTTCAGAGTTCATATCAGCAGCATTGACAGCTATTTCACACAGAGGGATGGGTACCATAAGCTCACACCCACGATCTGAGGATTTCAAGGTCAGTTTTGTTCTTTCAACTCTTGGTGTCATCGGGGCAGGTGTGGGTGTTTTTGTGGCATTAGCAACACCCTCCACATTCATCACTTTCTACGTTCTTGCAACAGTAATATTCACAGGAACACTAGTAATTGCAGGTTTCAAATGGAGATTCTCATGGGGACGAATCACCGTTTTAGGATTCATAGCCTCACTCAATAAGGCTCTAAGTGGAGGAGGATATGGCCCAATAGTTGCAGGAGGACAGATGATTTCCGGACGAGATGGTAAAGAAGCTCTTGGCACAACAAGTACAGCGGAAGCTTTCACAACAGGAGCTTCTTGGTTTCTTTACATAATGGTTGGCAAGGCTTCGTTGAATTGGGCATCACTTTCTGTCTTTGAAGTGCCATTACTTGTGGGTGCGGCAGCTTCTGCTCCAATAGCAGCATACGTAGTCAATAAAATTGATTCTCATAAGATAACTCCCTTCGTGGGCGCCGCCGCTGTTTCGTTAGGTATTGTTGCTATGGCCAATCTTGTCTTCGGCGGAATTGTTGTCATCGGAGCAGCTCTAGGTGTACTGATCATATTGGTATTTGGAGCAGGCTGGCTCCAATACGAAAAACAAGAGTTACAACGAGCAGGTAAATGGCCATCGCCTTGCGAAATTTATGATGAACCACCTTGTGATGACAAAGAGGAATAG
- a CDS encoding dihydrodipicolinate reductase, which yields MSKPFRVLQIGLGAIGKPIASEILARDNLKLIAVVDINPKYKGKKIAESSSSDAGKEVPIFSDLTEALERTSARPADIALIATSSHLEQVKKAILTCLDVGLHVVSICEELSYPHRRYPKLANKIDSEAEEVGRTVLGTGINPGFLMDLLPIMLTGPCIRFNKLKVTRVIDSSTRRSSFQEKVGTGMTTDEFENAIEEGRITGHVGLLESIYMIDDALKLSLDEIKEMPPEAVIADEGMETPIGKVEKGNVLGLKSRGLGLRADEEIVTLEFVAHASASPEYDEIIIDGQPAITQRIEGGVMGDHGTVGMVLNAIPLVISAPAGLVKMTDLAIPRNTQHYYKMK from the coding sequence ATGTCAAAACCATTTAGAGTTCTACAAATTGGCTTGGGTGCCATTGGTAAGCCAATCGCATCCGAAATACTCGCAAGGGACAATCTCAAGCTCATTGCCGTCGTGGATATCAATCCGAAGTACAAGGGGAAGAAAATCGCTGAAAGCAGCTCAAGTGATGCAGGAAAAGAAGTTCCCATCTTCTCAGATCTAACAGAAGCACTAGAGAGAACATCAGCCCGCCCTGCAGACATTGCTCTCATAGCTACGTCTTCTCACTTGGAGCAAGTGAAGAAGGCTATCCTCACCTGCCTAGATGTAGGCCTACACGTAGTTTCAATATGTGAGGAGCTCTCATATCCGCACAGGAGATACCCTAAGCTCGCGAACAAAATTGACTCAGAGGCTGAGGAAGTAGGTCGAACAGTTCTCGGCACAGGTATCAACCCGGGCTTTCTCATGGATCTTCTACCCATTATGCTAACGGGGCCATGTATACGATTCAACAAGCTAAAGGTTACGAGAGTCATCGACTCCAGTACTAGACGCAGCTCCTTCCAAGAAAAAGTAGGAACCGGAATGACAACAGACGAGTTCGAGAATGCAATCGAAGAGGGAAGAATTACAGGGCACGTGGGATTACTGGAATCCATTTACATGATTGATGATGCTCTCAAGCTTTCACTTGATGAGATTAAGGAAATGCCGCCGGAAGCAGTGATAGCGGATGAGGGGATGGAAACTCCAATTGGCAAAGTCGAGAAGGGCAATGTTTTGGGCCTCAAAAGCAGAGGTTTAGGTCTCAGAGCCGATGAAGAGATTGTTACGCTGGAATTTGTTGCACATGCAAGCGCTTCACCCGAGTACGATGAAATCATCATTGACGGGCAACCAGCAATCACACAGCGAATAGAGGGTGGAGTCATGGGTGATCATGGAACCGTTGGGATGGTGCTGAACGCGATACCACTTGTAATTAGCGCACCAGCAGGATTAGTTAAAATGACAGATCTTGCCATTCCCAGAAACACTCAGCATTACTACAAAATGAAATAG
- a CDS encoding aminotransferase class III-fold pyridoxal phosphate-dependent enzyme, with product MLEDYESATPKSKKLWARALKVFAGGVNHNIRTFGLDVCNSHPPFIARGEGSHLWDVDGNEYVDYWLTHYSAILGHNHPIIQKAIVDRAQDGHHLGALNEHQVEMAERMQDAIPFFEKMRFCSTGGEATMYAVRLARLFTGKPLVAKAFGGWHGGNDAVGYHIKHPYDDEPWYDGVTFNYNDKESVDRLLERHGEDIAAFIVEPVLGAGGGLPPRNGFLSYLREETEKRGIVLIFDEIITGFRLTYGSAGLNLFGVEPDLATFGKIAGGGMHLGAYGGRKDIMHLAAPHAEGGRWVGGGTFSSHPLSMVAGSAALDELQKRRDDFSKLNDKGDQFREKINEILHDKGQSAISTGTGSIVFIHTLKDNIDLPLTGEKLGRLLDRKSLAEFQSKLIEKGVFGHHGLGALSFAHSEEDLEFTLDAIAEV from the coding sequence ATGCTTGAAGACTATGAATCAGCAACGCCCAAATCTAAAAAATTGTGGGCAAGAGCATTGAAAGTATTCGCGGGTGGTGTGAATCATAATATCCGGACTTTCGGTCTAGATGTATGCAATTCACATCCTCCATTTATAGCAAGAGGTGAAGGCTCTCATCTCTGGGATGTAGATGGAAACGAATATGTTGATTATTGGCTAACTCACTATTCTGCAATCCTTGGTCACAACCATCCAATCATCCAAAAAGCCATTGTAGATCGAGCACAAGATGGACACCACCTTGGAGCCTTGAACGAGCACCAAGTCGAAATGGCTGAAAGGATGCAGGATGCCATTCCCTTCTTCGAGAAGATGAGGTTCTGTAGCACGGGTGGGGAAGCAACTATGTATGCTGTTCGGCTCGCAAGGTTGTTCACTGGTAAGCCATTGGTGGCAAAAGCATTTGGTGGATGGCACGGGGGCAATGATGCGGTTGGCTATCATATCAAACATCCATATGATGATGAACCTTGGTATGATGGAGTCACATTCAACTACAATGACAAAGAAAGCGTAGATCGATTGCTCGAGCGCCATGGCGAGGATATTGCAGCTTTTATCGTGGAGCCAGTGTTGGGAGCTGGAGGTGGTCTTCCACCACGCAATGGATTCTTGAGTTATCTTCGAGAGGAAACTGAGAAGCGAGGTATAGTTCTTATCTTCGATGAGATTATCACAGGTTTTCGGTTGACCTATGGTTCTGCCGGTCTGAACTTGTTTGGTGTTGAACCTGACCTAGCTACGTTCGGAAAGATTGCCGGCGGGGGAATGCATCTGGGAGCCTACGGAGGACGTAAGGACATCATGCATCTAGCTGCCCCGCATGCGGAAGGAGGGCGATGGGTTGGTGGAGGCACGTTTTCAAGCCATCCTCTGTCCATGGTTGCAGGATCTGCGGCCTTAGATGAGTTACAGAAGCGAAGAGATGACTTCTCTAAACTCAACGATAAGGGGGACCAATTCCGGGAAAAAATAAACGAAATACTTCACGATAAAGGCCAATCCGCCATTTCCACCGGTACGGGATCGATTGTGTTTATCCACACATTGAAAGATAATATAGACCTACCATTAACGGGCGAGAAACTGGGTAGGCTCCTTGACCGCAAGAGTCTTGCAGAATTTCAATCAAAACTCATCGAAAAAGGGGTATTTGGCCACCACGGGCTTGGTGCACTGTCTTTTGCTCATTCAGAAGAAGACCTCGAGTTCACGCTAGACGCAATAGCTGAGGTATGA